From Corticium candelabrum chromosome 13, ooCorCand1.1, whole genome shotgun sequence, a single genomic window includes:
- the LOC134188425 gene encoding serine/threonine-protein kinase sax-1-like, producing the protein MVLASVLLIFSRDHPAAIPITVKAIDDTSNFDEFPDLELKKKALKKAHRTEFYRDLTAENFGGNIDVILFTIYSQLHVNMSGVEGGDGVGVRFH; encoded by the exons ATGGTATTGGCAAGTGTCTTGCTCATTTTTTCCAGAGACCATCCAGCTGCCATTCCCATCACTGTGAAGGCAATTGATGATACATCAAATTTTGATGAGTTTCCAGATCTTGAACTGAAGAAAAAAG CACTAAAGAAGGCACACAGAACTGAGTTCTATCGAGATCTGACTGCTGAAAATTTTGGTGGTAACATTGACGTcattttgtttacaatttacagTCAATTGCATGTGAATATGAGTGGAGTGGAGGGAGGTGATGGTGTGGGTGTGAGGTTTCAttga
- the LOC134188426 gene encoding serine/threonine-protein kinase 38-like, which yields MYEMLIGWPAFCSESTQEMYKIIKWKENLVFPPENPISAEARDLILKMCTSPNVRIGRNDVTEIQCQPFFHDVDWEHIRYIHNNYCGGW from the exons ATGTATGAGATGTTGATAG GGTGGCCGGCGTTCTGCTCAGAGTCTACACaag AGATGTACAAGATTATAAAATGGAAAGAGAATTTGGTATTTCCTCCTGAGAATCCGATATCTGCCGAGGCTCGTGATCTCATACTGAA AATGTGTACATCTCCTAATGTAAGAATCGGAAGGAATGATGTGACTGAGATACAATGTCAACCATTTTTTCATGATGTTGACTGGGAACACATTAGGTAcatacacaataattattgtggtGGATGGTGA